In the genome of Microbacterium saperdae, one region contains:
- a CDS encoding serine hydrolase domain-containing protein, which produces MNRAETIRDRIVGETDSTGFGAHGLHVLIGADTAEHRWTPDVRGDIQSVSKGVCVMAAAIAAEEGLVAFDVPIATYLDDTRLGEGVDRVTLRHLLTMTSGIDLPWSETMMTDWPDLATEFLGRPTPGRRFQYSNASTYTAMRVLESRVGDVAAYLEPRLFAPLGLTQVEWERCPNGRIIAGGGLALRTEEMARLGRLIRDRGLWQRKQLVAPEWIDAMHSDWVVAGESPGYDRYALAGWGGPGEAWRLHGAYGQLLIFAGDAVVTITAGDHFGADAMAAFVVETLAS; this is translated from the coding sequence GTGAACCGCGCTGAGACGATCCGTGACCGCATCGTCGGAGAGACCGATTCCACGGGCTTCGGGGCGCACGGGCTGCACGTGCTGATCGGCGCCGACACGGCAGAGCACCGCTGGACGCCGGATGTCCGTGGAGACATCCAGTCGGTGTCGAAGGGCGTCTGCGTGATGGCAGCCGCGATCGCCGCAGAAGAAGGACTCGTGGCCTTCGACGTCCCGATCGCGACCTATCTGGACGACACCCGGCTCGGCGAGGGGGTCGATCGCGTCACCCTCCGCCATCTGCTGACGATGACGAGCGGCATCGACCTTCCGTGGTCGGAGACGATGATGACGGACTGGCCCGATCTCGCGACGGAGTTCCTCGGACGACCGACACCCGGACGTCGCTTCCAGTACTCCAATGCCAGCACATACACCGCCATGCGCGTTCTCGAGTCACGGGTCGGCGATGTCGCCGCGTATCTGGAGCCGCGGCTGTTCGCTCCGCTCGGACTGACGCAGGTCGAGTGGGAACGGTGCCCGAACGGTCGGATCATCGCCGGCGGCGGTCTGGCGCTGCGGACGGAGGAGATGGCGCGGCTCGGTCGGCTGATCCGCGATCGCGGCCTCTGGCAGAGGAAGCAGCTGGTGGCACCGGAGTGGATCGACGCGATGCACTCCGACTGGGTGGTCGCCGGCGAGAGCCCGGGCTACGACCGCTACGCGCTGGCCGGATGGGGCGGGCCGGGTGAGGCCTGGCGACTCCACGGTGCGTACGGGCAGCTGCTCATCTTCGCGGGAGACGCCGTGGTGACCATCACGGCAGGCGACCACTTCGGCGCCGACGCGATGGCGGCGTTCGTGGTGGAGACCCTCGCGTCCTGA